The genomic region TACCGTAGATATGGGACAAGGAATCGAAACAGCTCTTGTGCAGGTAGTTGCTGAGAAATTTGGCATTAATGTAAAAGACATAACACATGCAGCACTGGACACCACTTCAAGCCCCTATAACTACGGTAGTTTTTCCAGCGGGCAGGCCTTCCACTCCGGCAACGCCGTAGCCGCGGCTTGTGAGGACGTCATAAGCAGGATTAGGACAGAGCTGGCAAATTTCTATCATGTCGACGAAGAAGACGTCAATTTTAGAGACAAAAAATTCCAGATCGTATGCAGAGGGCAGAACCTCGGTTTCAAAGAAGCGATTCAGATAATCGCCAACCGATGCCGAGGCACATTTATCATGGGCAACGCCGTAGTTGGACTGCAGGATGCACCAGAACCATTCAGCCTTTGCTGGGCCAAGGTCGCCTACTACAAGAAAGAAAAAGCAATTAAAGTTACTCATGTTATCGAGAGCGTCGACATAGGTCGCGTAATCAACCCAATGATTGTAAAGGGGCAACTCGAAGGCGCCATCCAGATGGGCGTTGGGTTTTCTCTCATTGAAGACCTTGAAATAGACAAGTTAAGCAAGAAGGTTATCACCGCCGACCTGTTGAATTACAGGAACCCGTTAATCGTCGACATGCCGAAGATTCACTTATTTGTAGCTGACAGTTACGAACCTTACAGCGCCAACGGCTGCAAGAGCGTAGGCGAACTTGGTGTCATCCCGGTCGCAGGGGCTATTGGCGATGCTGTAAGCAACGCTTGCGGGTGGGAAATTACCGAGATACCGTTAAGTCGTCAATTCTACGTCAAAAACTCCCGTTGCGACGGCTTTTTTGAAGGAGGGATACAGAAATGCTAATCTTGACAAATTTTGCCTACTATCAACCTACAACGACGGCCGATGTGCTGCCGTTAATAAAAGACGGAAATATAATCATTGCCGGTGGTTCGGACCTGATTCCCCAGCTGAAATGTGCTTCGATCCCCGCGCCGGAAGGCCTTGTCGATCTATCTGGCGTGGAAGAACTTCAAAAAATAGAAGAAAAAAATGACGGTATCCATATTGGAGCGATGACGACTTTAGCTCATGCAGCTAAAAACGAGACAATTTCAGAGAAACTCCCGGCTGTCGCTCAGGCGGCAAGAAATGTTGCCGCGCCGCAAATCAGGAACAGGGGTACCATCGGCGGCAATGTCCTTCAGTCCAGACGTTGCTTCTATTATAACCAAACCAAGGAATGGCGGCAGGGTATCCCACGCTGTTACAAAGTCGGAGGCGACCGTTGTCTCCAGATCCAGAACTCACCCATATGCCGCGCTATCTACTATTCAGATATGGCTCCGGCATTGCTGGCATATAATGCTCAGGCTGTCGTCAATATCGACGGCAAAGACCAGACGCTTAGCTGCAAGGATCTCATTGAAGCACATTGTCAGGACCATGACGAAAAGAAAATGCTCATTAAGGAGTTCCTATTCTCCAAAAACAGTTTCAGCGGCGTTTTTTCATCATTTGTCAAATACAGCCTCAGAGGCAGTATTGATTTTCCGGTCATCAATTTTGCCTATGTATGCGGGCCTGATACTTTGCGCATTTTTGTAGGAGGCATTGCCACACAAGTGATCGAACTTGCGGATACGGAAGCTTATCTGAAGGAACATGGGAAAGGTTTCACGGAATCGGCGG from Synergistes jonesii harbors:
- a CDS encoding FAD binding domain-containing protein; its protein translation is MLILTNFAYYQPTTTADVLPLIKDGNIIIAGGSDLIPQLKCASIPAPEGLVDLSGVEELQKIEEKNDGIHIGAMTTLAHAAKNETISEKLPAVAQAARNVAAPQIRNRGTIGGNVLQSRRCFYYNQTKEWRQGIPRCYKVGGDRCLQIQNSPICRAIYYSDMAPALLAYNAQAVVNIDGKDQTLSCKDLIEAHCQDHDEKKMLIKEFLFSKNSFSGVFSSFVKYSLRGSIDFPVINFAYVCGPDTLRIFVGGIATQVIELADTEAYLKEHGKGFTESAALEIALSEMNKKNQVIRESGISVQVKRGTFRYIETILADIKRHI